In one window of Nitrospira sp. DNA:
- the mnmE gene encoding tRNA uridine-5-carboxymethylaminomethyl(34) synthesis GTPase MnmE produces the protein MAYGGGPDDTICAIATPVGEGGIGIVRLSGTDSIPIAARFIRLRSEVPIGSLSTHSLHLADIIRPQPSSHPSQTCTGHDAIIDEAFVVYMKAPRSYTGEDVVEIHCHGNRRICAMICDAALSAGCRLAQPGEFTKRAFLNGKMDLSQAEAVLDTIRATSEEGLKVAQRHLRGDLGKEVGRLREQLLALLAHIEAGIDFVEEDISFVERTELLDTLADTQVVILRALNTAKTGRLLREGARVVIAGRPNVGKSSLLNALLRERRAIVSSIPGTTRDMIEESMEVDGIQISLIDTAGIRNTVDPLEQEGIHRTWNALHDADLIITLFDATSPPEESFEMEPYCLFQERAIPVLNKVDLLLPEQRMSLQQRLSDILGHLPICVSTMSGEGLDSLRHQLRSRVLPDYLESSEGVMITNVRHQDALVRSNDALTQAIDSVNSGREAECLAVDLRTAADALGEITGVITSDEVLDRIFSEFCIGK, from the coding sequence ATGGCATACGGAGGGGGGCCTGATGATACAATCTGTGCCATTGCCACACCGGTCGGCGAGGGTGGTATCGGAATTGTCCGACTGAGCGGGACGGATTCCATCCCCATTGCCGCTCGATTTATCCGGCTTCGGTCGGAGGTTCCGATCGGCTCACTTTCGACTCATTCGCTTCATCTTGCGGACATTATTCGCCCCCAGCCTTCTTCCCATCCCAGCCAGACGTGTACGGGCCACGATGCCATCATCGACGAAGCTTTCGTGGTCTATATGAAAGCCCCCCGATCCTATACAGGCGAAGATGTCGTTGAAATTCATTGCCATGGCAATCGCCGCATCTGCGCGATGATTTGCGACGCGGCACTCTCGGCCGGATGCCGCCTGGCCCAGCCAGGTGAGTTTACCAAGCGCGCATTTCTCAATGGCAAGATGGATCTCTCTCAGGCTGAAGCGGTCCTCGACACGATTAGAGCGACTTCGGAAGAAGGGTTGAAGGTCGCACAGCGCCATCTACGAGGCGATTTAGGGAAAGAGGTTGGACGGTTACGCGAACAACTTCTCGCGCTGCTGGCCCATATCGAGGCCGGCATCGATTTTGTGGAAGAAGATATCAGTTTCGTGGAACGCACGGAGCTGCTGGATACTCTGGCAGACACTCAGGTGGTCATCCTCCGCGCCCTGAATACCGCTAAAACCGGGCGTTTGCTTCGGGAGGGTGCACGGGTGGTGATTGCGGGCCGGCCCAATGTTGGAAAATCGAGCCTCTTGAATGCGCTGTTGCGCGAACGGCGCGCGATCGTGTCCTCCATTCCCGGTACCACCCGCGACATGATTGAGGAGTCGATGGAGGTTGACGGAATTCAAATCTCCTTGATCGACACAGCCGGAATTCGCAACACGGTCGATCCCCTCGAACAAGAGGGCATTCATCGCACCTGGAATGCGCTCCATGACGCGGACCTCATTATCACTCTGTTCGATGCGACGTCTCCCCCGGAGGAATCCTTCGAGATGGAGCCGTATTGCCTGTTCCAAGAGCGGGCGATTCCTGTTTTAAATAAGGTGGATCTCCTGCTACCTGAACAACGAATGTCCTTACAACAACGGCTGTCCGATATCTTGGGACACCTACCCATTTGTGTTTCAACGATGAGCGGAGAAGGCCTCGATTCTTTGCGCCATCAGCTACGCTCTCGAGTCTTACCCGATTATCTCGAGTCTTCCGAAGGGGTCATGATTACAAATGTTCGTCATCAGGATGCGCTTGTGCGATCAAATGACGCGCTCACTCAGGCCATCGATTCGGTCAACTCAGGAAGAGAAGCGGAATGTCTGGCGGTCGACCTCCGTACCGCAGCTGATGCACTTGGTGAGATTACCGGCGTAATTACGTCGGACGAAGTTCTTGATCGCATTTTTTCTGAATTCTGTATTGGGAAATAG